One window from the genome of Hydra vulgaris chromosome 02, alternate assembly HydraT2T_AEP encodes:
- the LOC136076935 gene encoding uncharacterized protein LOC136076935 — protein sequence MDEPRCNSPAQYYDYKNESETPAYYNNLQIDDGKWTREQTQVLIETWKKQKSILLNAASSSAEHFKVWKMIAIEVNKYQPPKTLQQCKKKFRNIRYICKTAITNNSDSGNKKHFPLFYTDFVEIISESERVKEYQKRYTPPLDNGADNASDTSSEYHNNEDKFYSTETNINTKHFIGEQCSNKTEAENNDSLPSFVDINSHNKSSCRIKTSPCRANTSNYLDKNKNNDDNIVEYNNVEGFNRKHKTDVSIMGKNYLSHKRHKNSDDIFDSESTSLKTNLRKENLHQANFDEEPYFKKKILSTSFLPVEKQNATFSVKSPVPNSTIRENTKELFSNGYLKNYGNTSIFTSSQPQPRNLFNIDERFLELQEKQMQVFSNMLERHEQFLLQLLQQQREAATEAQTRDREFMLNLVEMFVSKKKTN from the coding sequence atgGATGAACCACGATGCAATTCTCCTGCACAATATTATGATTATAAAAACGAGTCTGAAACACCTGCGTACTACAATAACCTTCAAATTGATGATGGAAAATGGACAAGAGAACAGACACAAGTGTTAATTGAAACATGGAAAAAGCAAAAGTCAATTTTGCTTAATGCAGCATCGAGTTCTGCCGAACATTTCAAGGTCTGGAAAATGATTGCGATTGAAGTTAACAAATATCAACCACCAAAAACTTTGCAGCagtgcaaaaaaaagtttcgtAATATTCGCTATATATGTAAAACTGCTATCACAAACAACAGCGATAGCggtaataaaaaacatttcccTTTGTTTTATACCgattttgttgaaataattaGCGAAAGTGAACGGGTAAAAGAATATCAAAAAAGATATACCCCTCCGTTAGATAATGGTGCAGATAATGCTTCAGATACTTCTTCGGAGTACCATAATAACGAAGACAAGTTTTACTCAACCGAgacaaatataaatacaaaacattttattggcgAACAGTGTTCTAACAAAACTGAAGCAGAAAATAATGATTCTCTTCCTTCTTTTGTTGATATTAATTCACACAACAAGTCTTCTTGTAGGATAAAAACTTCACCTTGCAGAGCAAACACATCaaattatttagataagaataaaaataatgatgataacATTGTTGAGTATAATAACGTCGAAGGGTTTAATAGAAAACATAAAACGGATGTTAGCATAATGGGAAAGAACTATTTATCGCACAAAAGACATAAAAACTCTGACGACATTTTTGATAGTGAAAGTACATCgcttaaaactaatttaagaaaagaaaacttgCATCAGGCAAATTTTGATGAGgaaccttattttaaaaaaaaaattttatcaactaGCTTTCTACCAGTTGAAAAGCAAAATGCAACTTTTTCAGTAAAAAGTCCTGTTCCAAACAGCACAATACGTGAAAATACAAAAGAGTTATTTTCTAATGGGTACTTAAAGAACTATGGAAATACTAGTATCTTTACATCGTCGCAACCGCAACCCCgcaatttgtttaatattgacGAAAGGTTTCTTGAACTGCAAGAAAAGCAAATGCAAGTGTTTAGCAATATGCTTGAGCGACACGAACAATTTTTGCTACAGCTTCTTCAGCAGCAAAGAGAGGCTGCTACCGAAGCTCAGACTCGAGATCGcgaatttatgttaaatttggTTGAAATGtttgtaagcaaaaaaaaaactaattaa